AAATgctaaaaaaaatgtcaaggatcccatcatttttgtcccaactatccCGAATAATGAATAGCGAGATGGACGCACATCATTTAGGTGAAATTGTGGACCCCACATATCCCACATGATCATGATTCATACGAAATCATGTGtattcatctcaacatttgagatagctggaaaaaaaaaccactgcAATCCGTAAGACTAATGATTTGTTTTGGTATGTAATGTCTCGAGTTTGGTACCACCAATAAACAACAAATCAGGTTGTAACACAAATTCGGTGTGGCACAGTGGTCCCCATTTTCAATACGTGTATGAAAACATATCTTTGACCAAAATTCTTTCTTGGACAGACCCAATTAGAAAACAACACACACTGCCTGTGACCAGAGATAAATAACAACCCATTAACATGGCAGATAAAGAAACCAGCGGCGCCACACCGGATTATTCCTCTTAAAGTGCACAACCACTAAACAACTTTTCTCCTACAGCAAACTACAAGCGGACTTGTTTTGCCACGAAAACACGCAATCTGTTAAACAGGTAAAAATTGACTCAAATGCCCTTACATGGAAGGGTAATTTAGGCTTTTCAAAAAATGGATCGAGATAAAGAATTAATCGAGTCATACAATTCTCCAAGTCTCGTGACAGAAAAGGCAAAGAAAGTATTattaacaaaaccaaaatggaaAGTCATAAGGTACTTGCCGAAAAAAAGGGGTTAGCAATATGAGGGTATATCGGTAAACAAATTTTGACGATGATCGGCGATTTTGCCGATCTTGATGATTGAATGAACCGATTAGACTCGGAGATTCACGATATGCAACGATCGAATGAGGGCATACTCGTAATTCCGACAAGAAAAGgccaaatttccaaaacaaatgaaaggggaaaaaaacaaaacaaaatccgACGGGAGCCTTCAGATGGGCATTTCCGTCCatttagccaaaaaaaaatcaatccacGCCGCTCTCATGTTTGCCACGCGCAACAACAAACTCACTGAGTCGGAAACTCGgcgtaaacaaaaaaaaaaaaaaaaacaaaacaaacaaaaccgcATGCACAAACCTCAGATCTCGCGCTATTAATCAGCCTGGGGAAGCGGCTGGACTCCTCGGCCCCCTCTCCACTGACAGAGGTCGCTTCGCTCCACGAAAGCGGCGTCGTCGGGCTGGCACTGAGAGGAGACTCCCTTGCTTTCTCCTTAATTACCTGTTTGGACCGTTGATGACGCACGTTCCAGCGGGGACACAGAGGAGCCGCAGCAGTGTCCGGGGCCTTCCCCTTCCTCAAACACCGCGGCGCTTGGCGAAACCGCACAATCAGGTCAGCAACAATCGCGTCATCCATCAGCGCGACGTGGACCCACTCATCATTCTCACTCATTTTGCTTTTGGCTTCAGAAATCTAGAGAGAGGGGGATGAGAAGGGAAATCTTTGTAGGATGGTTTTTATTTATATGAGTTGACATCAACTTTTTTCTATCGTTTTGTTCGGATTGAATGTTCAGGCTTGAGGCGTAGGGCCCACTTATACAGACGTGGCAGtctccttcttttctttgttgtggATTAGTTGTGGGAGAGTGATAGATTGGTGTTTGTGTTTCACGCGCCTTGATGAGAGAAGTGGGAATGATTATTGGTAGATAGAGAGGGATTGTGATGGATGGTAGGGGTTTGTTATTTTGGACTGACACGTGTGGCTTTATGTAAAGATTATGATCGTGTACGGTCAGCACTAGTTGTACTCGGCTTACATGAATTTTGTCTTTATCTGCATTGAAGGGTTTTTGTTTGCAATTAAGGAATGATGATCACTCCAAAGTTGACATTTTAAGTTATTTTGGTCAATCATATTCATTTCTGGACATTTTAAGTTAGTTAGTAGTTCCATGTAATATTGTATAACAGCAGTCGAATCTCATGTTTTATTGTCTCAATTATCCGAAAGTCTGAAATAGACTTACTCGATTTTGATTTCATATGTATTAAGTGAGGTTCACGAtttcatatatatcatatgtGTCGGGTTGTGTTGTTTAAGGAAAATCGTTTTGCTTGTatcgaaattcaaaattttatctCCGTAGGTatcttaattttaataaaaataaccaTAACAAGTCAACTAGCACAAATCTAGATATGAATCTAACTCAATTGGAAGCTACTTGAATGCTATGATTTCCTATGATACGTGTTTCaagattatatttattttattttgagtgAAAATTGGGACATTACCATATGGTTTTAATTACTAAACCCCTCAATTTAATAAATCTTTTCCAATTAATCATTGCATTTCGCTAATCCTTGGGAGACCAAGTGATGAGTTGTAAAGTAAATCCCTTGCCACAAATAGAAGATAAAGCTTAATTATTATGCTAACACAAGTGGAGAGACTTTGATAAGGGATATATTAGACTTCTACTGCACTTGGGCCTAATGGGTTCATAAAAATTAACTCATAGGGCATTTGGGCCCAATGGGCTTATAAAATTAGTAAAGCTTCTAGGAGGCATGTTATTGGGCCCAAGGGGGTGCTATATTCTTTAGCCCATTACTTAGGTTTAATTGTACAGCTTCATCAAGAGATGTTGCAAGTGTTGACCTGTAAttaagtccatatatatatatatatatatatatatctagctaaatcaaataaaacaaatctttgttttttttggtgcGCAAAAGTCTCCCTATGCCGGGACCCACCCTTACATGGTAAACTCCAGAGACAATGATACGTTCCAATATAGTCGTGAATATAAAATTCCAGGCTCGGAATCAAACCTGGGTACATGCGTCTTAACACAATTTACAATATTATCTccaaaaaacaaacaataagCTATATACATATGATGAAGATGATCATGAGGAGATCAATAGTACTCAAGGAACACATACAATCATATAGTATACTTAATCACAAAgacataaaaatgttaaatatatatatatatatttagtgcATCAGTGACCGGCACCGGGGCTGGGAACATCACCATACCTTCTATAGTTATAATCATAGTCTCCAGAATAATCTTCCAGCTGGTGGTGTTGTTGTTGAGAGGGCAATTTGTGGTGTTCCATTACTGGCAAATGGTCTTCAACAGCACCAACCGAAATCAGAACAAGAACTGCTGCTACATATATGATGATCAACACAAGACTAGCCTTCAACTTCACTGCCCTAGCcatctcttatatatatatatatacgtatatgtaTTTATAGATATATGAAGTAGTGATGATCTTAAACAGATTTGAGAAGAAGAGCTTTTGAAGGTAGCTAGGTTAGGCTGTGCTTATTATGATTTTATAGAGAGACCATGCATCATTGTGTGGGACTTGATTAAAGTAGAGATGACATGCATGCACTTTGagctttctttcttgtttcttctttaATTGTGTAAAGAGCAATGAATGAATTTGTTATCTATGAGGATGAATTAGTTAGTGCTACTACTTTCATGATTGCATCACTTTTTCTCTTTGGCACCAAACCATGACAAGCCTTTTAATGCTTGAATAGTGCTACATATGTAGCTATAATCTATTGctttgcatctttttttttcctagtttGTCAAAGAACACACATAATTCAATCATTACGTAGAAATTTAATGCTCATAATCATGCCattctttcttaattttttttgaccttATTCGTGCTATGGTGAGGGCGAtatctaaaaaaattttaagtatttttttaatttaagataaaaaaatatgtttgaattcataaacccgatcaaaacatatttataatttttcttttttaaaaaaattgttgctCGAGATTTTATTTACAATGAGATATGTTGTAAAAAATTTATACCAGACCTAAGCCATTTATCTTTATCTCATGTTGGTAATTACTAATCACTAGgcttataaatcaaatattctaATATTTTTTGCAGCACTTTGATGTGTTAATTAGTGACAATCAGAAAATTATAAGGAACATGCTAACAAATTAAGGACATGCACTTTGTATTAATCCTTCATAGTAAAAAAAACTAATCTAAAGGGATATTTGTCTCCAATATGGATAAGATTTGATTTGTGAAACTATATGGAAAGTTCATAAGCTTGATGAGCTGTGCTCACCtcctttaatttattatttgtctTATTTAATGAAAACTTTTATTGGGTTACGTATGCATGATTATATATTAGATATGTTGGCCAATCCCATGCACTTTCGGTACGTAGGACAACAAAAGTTTCTTTGACTCCTTTTATATTAAATTGATTAATTTTGTAAAGTATGGATTAATTGGAATATTGAGATTGAGATGCTAAGCTCTCCACAATACTTCCCTAGCTAGTTGTTTTGTTGTTATTCTAGAGGACTAATTAATCAATGAGGAATGATCAAGTTGACTAAAGATACATTCTTTCAATTGAAGGATTCGCCATATATCCATAGAATCGAGAAAGAGTTTTGAGTTTGTCAATCCTCAAAATATTTAGTCTCGATAAATTTTTTCCACATTGAGTCAAATTAAACCGTAGGATCCACTCGGTGGTAGTTTGATATTTATCATCTACAATTTGCCAACCACTTGGAAGAAAATAGTGGAATAATCAAATTATTCGAAATTAACAAGAGTGGAAAGTGATCATAATTAGATTAGAAAAAAGGATGTTTATCCAGAGTCGGTGAGCATAACTTTTCCTCTAAcgtgttattatatatatatatatatatatatatatatatatatatatatatatatatatatatatatatatatatatatatatatagttttccaACTTCCTGTATTAGTCAATTTCCGTGACACCCAAGTCAACATTGGATCTTGAAAAGGTACATACAAAGCTATGAGGGACGTCCAATTGTTGACGTGACcccaagaaaaaagagagaatattttataattattttatagaTTAGAGAAGTTAATTAGTCAATAACAGATCTTGTCAGTGGTTGATCCAGTGTTTATTTCCAACCCAAAAAATGAGACGCCCCAATTTATGAGCTTCATTTTACCCACCCTCAATCCATACGGGATGTTGGATGTTAAATGGATTTTAcatgtgtatttataatcaatcaGGTTTGATTGAATCATCCCGGTAAAGGGccttatcttttaatttaagacCCTTTTATTGATGAGAAAGCTTAGCACTACTACTAACTGTCACATATGATTGAAGATAAAAAAGGGGGGTCATGGAAATATGTAGCATTGCTCTTTCCAACCCCTAGTGAAATTATGTACAGCCCCAATGGACCAGGCCTTCATCACTGGCCCCCCAGTGTATGAAATGTAGGAGACAATGTGCGGCCCAATGACTGGAAATTCTGGATCCAGCCGTTCATTATTTTCTTGGACGGTGGATGTGTGAACCAAATTTAATGCGCAAGCAACATATACTACTAGTAAATACAAGGAAAAACACACTGAAACAGAGTGACAACGGTGCGTAATCGTAGACCAGCAGCGTGCTTTGTCAACGACGCGTACTTGGAGGAATCCAAGACGAAACCACGCCCGCACCCCATCACATGGAGTCAGCAAGCATAAACAAACTACAGTGCTGTGTTTGGGTTGATTTTAGTTTAGTGTTCTAGTAGTGTTAGGTAACTCATATAGTGATAATCCACGGGAGTTCGagtttcttaaacgaaattttaaacgttttaactctcaaaatacatgtcaaattcttttaaaaatgacatattgagaatcagcgcataaaaaactctttctaacaagatccattgtcgatgagttttatcaggtaaatcttaattccattgttttttcaatggaatttattaattctattgttttttcaatgaaattttaaaaaaaatcaattcagaactaaaacaataaattctaaattgtgcttttaaaaacaatataatttatattaaaataataaattttgaataataaattattggATAAAATAgtgtaataaaattatttcattgattaaatcaatgaaataaacccgTTGAGCTTGCATGGGTTATCAAACAGATGAGCTACATATTATTTTCGTTAGTGTTTGGGCTTTTGGCAAAGCGCGTGAGCCCAACTGCTTAGCTCACGCCGACGTATCAAACAACCCGACGACTTTGTCAACAACGCACACCTCTCGCATATAAAACCCCCCTCAACTTACCATAACTCACCACCACCCTCACCGATTCATTGCGATCAAGACcagcaaaaccaaaaccaaaaccacgCCGTTTCTACTTTTTCAATGGCCGCAGAACAACATAATAAAGTCCTTCACATCACAATAATACTAGTCTGTCTCTTCTTCATATCGCAATCTGATCCAGTATCAGCTAGACCACTCATTGCCAATGATCCACCGCAGAGCCCCCGGTCAGAATTACCAGTCTTGAATGAAAACGGTACCACCGCATCTCCTGAAGTCCCATGTGACAACAATATTAATAATGCTGAGGTCGAGCCTACGGTGTCGTTGAGACTCCACGGCAGGTACGGACCGTTGGTTCTGAATATGCTTCCGAAGGGGCTGCCACCGCCGTCCGGGCCTAGCAAGGGAACCAATCAGGTCGACAACTAGATGCACCGGAGGTCGTCGAGTCCACTTTCCACTCAAATTAAATACATAATTTTCGATTAATTTATTCATTATATAcagaatacatatatatatgactgtAAGCGTGATTATGCTTATAATCACATAGATTAGTTTGATTTTATTGATAGAAATCTGAATATCATTAATTGTAATACCAAACCTAATTAAGAGACATGCATGTTTAGTTAATGGTTATTGACCATTTCAACAAATCAATGGAGTGTGAGGATTGCTGGGTTTGCTGCAAATGCAGTAGCTTGGACTGTTTTCAACCACCAAGTTAAAAATATTCCACCCACCCTTGACAAAAGAGGCcattacttattttttttccctgtatcAGTATGCATGTTATTTTTGACTACCCACACTGCATTAATTCTAAATATTATCAACAGGTTTCCTTTCTCTGCTTCATGATATAGTCTGTCCACAGTTTGAATCACATGTCACATGATTCAaactttttcagttttttttttccttttttaatttcaaagtaCTCAAGATTATTTCTTATCCCTTGATTTTAGACTCTAAAGAATTATAGAGTTACCTGTTGTATATGTCGTAACTAATGATATTCTGTCTTGTTCTCTTTAACTTGGTGttgattctgattttttttctttcttccttatTCTTCTAGTGCAAAATGAcgtctttttgtctttttaattaaaaaataataattcaaaaggaCACCGTTTGGTGTCCGTTAATCTTTATTAACAATCAATTGGATGGAAGGACCTGAGATGACACGTAATAAAATCATAAGAGGCCTAATTCTTGCAAATTTATAACGATAGGGTGCAAGTAAAAATGACCCTAATTAATCAAAAGAGGTTTGTGTGACATTTGACCTTGGATTTATGGTAAGGTTGGATGAATCACGTAATATAGAAAATATGCAAAAACAAAAGGACAAAGAAGAAATAAGATTTAACGGGGGATTCGACACAACACTATTTCAAAACCGTACAAATAATTTCTATTTTAAGGAACTGTACCAATAAAACCCAAAATATCTTGGCCAGATAGGTCTAAGCTTTCCTCAAGTGGTTAGATTAGGAAGAGAGCTCTGCCTCAGTTGCATGCCCGCTGTTCGGACAGCACTCCAGGCATAACACCTGCAACATCAACTTTGGGCCAAAACTTCACGGAAATGAATGATGGAAACGAATATGTGTAGTAGATTttcgttgattttctcataaattcATGTAGTCGACCCaaaaattttgggataaaagtTTGGATGATGATGTGATAAACACGGATGTGGCTAGAATTACGTTTGGTACCATCCATTCCATTTCATGTCACGGGTAGGGCCGAAAATCTCAACCCGGCCCGCTAATTGGGCCGAACTACACATCTACAAATTAGCAAAACAATACtctacaatgaaaaaaaaaatcttggtaAGTGATGCCTGCTTTGTTCAGAAACCTGAAAAAGACCAAGTTTCTCATTTAGGCATTTTTACAAACAGTTCACCAAGAGCAGATTGATTCATTTAAGCAGACTCCAACCCCACATCTAACATAGTTATATAATACCTATGATTAAACAAGTCCATTTTCCGTCATAATTTTCTGCAGAAAGTTGCTGGAAAACCCAATGTACTTCAAGGATTATAAGGCTTCCTACCACTATCATCAACAAAGCATCCATGGCGAAAGAAAAAGTTCCTCCTGATTTCCGAATCAACAATATCACGCGGTGGGACTATTCTCCTCAACGACGGTCTTGAAACCACCATCCAAGCTATGGTATCCAGGCTCACATTATTGCACCACTTCAGATTGATCTCCCTCAGTTTTCTGCAGCTTTCCACGATTTTTTTGATCCCGGTAGTCGTCACACTCACACAAGATTCCAAGTCCAAATGCAGTAGCCCCGGACTTCTTTCCGCGAGCACTGCCAATACTCCATCATTGATCACTGGTCCTTGAGCTCGCAAAACCTCCAAACATGGAAGTTGAAAGTCAATAATGAAGTTACTTATGCCCATACATCTGTTGATCTCCAAATACCTAATCTCCCGGCAACTCCTCAAAACCTCGCTTATTCCTTCGTCTGAAATACCCGGGCAATGGCTAACATCAAGAACTTGTAAGTTAGGACATGTAACTGCCATCTTTTTGAGACATTCATCACTCAAATTGGTATTTGCAGCCAAGGCTAGGGACTTAACCTTGTCATTTACTGCAAAATCGGTTGGAAGATCGTCGGTTCCTAGACTTATTCTCTTCATTCGGATATCAGTCAGCAGAGGACAGTTCCTGGTGATGGTGAAGAAGGATAGATTGGTTAAGTTGGAACAAAAGTTCAGGTTTATAAATGTCAAACTCTGGAGAAACATTGATAACTCCAAGAGGATCTCATCGGAGAGGAATCTAACTCCTTCAAGATCCAAATGTGCAAGGAACCGATACTTGTACAAAATAAATGAAGTCCCTGCATATGAGATGCTGCGGCAGCCACAGAATGAGAGCTTCTTCAATGGAAGACATGCTTTTGCCAGCCCCCATAGCAAATTATCATTTGCAGATGAATGTGAAAGATCAAGTTCGAGTAAACTTTTGGCATAGGCAAATGAATTTTCAAGCAAGGCATCAATACATGGAACTGCAACTCTATTCAATGAAATGGAACTCAAATTAGGACATAAAAGCAGAGCCGTACCAATTCCCCTCTGGGTTATGAAATCGCAATCGCGAACCCCGATTTCTTCAAGTAACAAGCAATTCACCAACAAAGAGGCAAATGATTTATCAGTTATATACCGATTTCCAGAGAGAATGATCTTACGCAAATTCGTTAGCTTCAAGGACAAATCAATAATTCCA
This genomic stretch from Tripterygium wilfordii isolate XIE 37 chromosome 22, ASM1340144v1, whole genome shotgun sequence harbors:
- the LOC119991404 gene encoding F-box/LRR-repeat protein 2-like — protein: MDFPDDCWELIFNSLDDDRLFEFPSLVCPRFLSITNRLRRSLTITNQVVHSLHTLLRRFQNLKEIEIRNFRGDLDSLLFEISQFNLDLKSIDFSKHKRFPYLGLRELGPKMRNLRVLNCSKVGFLQDSDVITIGFAFPFLEELDISYPNYSDTYFPDGHSSSRCLAECHVTDDGIIDLSLKLTNLRKIILSGNRYITDKSFASLLVNCLLLEEIGVRDCDFITQRGIGTALLLCPNLSSISLNRVAVPCIDALLENSFAYAKSLLELDLSHSSANDNLLWGLAKACLPLKKLSFCGCRSISYAGTSFILYKYRFLAHLDLEGVRFLSDEILLELSMFLQSLTFINLNFCSNLTNLSFFTITRNCPLLTDIRMKRISLGTDDLPTDFAVNDKVKSLALAANTNLSDECLKKMAVTCPNLQVLDVSHCPGISDEGISEVLRSCREIRYLEINRCMGISNFIIDFQLPCLEVLRAQGPVINDGVLAVLAERSPGLLHLDLESCVSVTTTGIKKIVESCRKLREINLKWCNNVSLDTIAWMVVSRPSLRRIVPPRDIVDSEIRRNFFFRHGCFVDDSGRKPYNP